In Xenopus tropicalis strain Nigerian chromosome 5, UCB_Xtro_10.0, whole genome shotgun sequence, one genomic interval encodes:
- the slc17a5 gene encoding sialin: MRRRDSDSGDRSPLLAEYGEPKYSVQSCPPAKVPVCCSARYNLALMALLGFFMLYALRVNLSVALVDMVNSTSTPRENTTANICPDHTSAPAVLHNSTGQKYDWDANTQGWILGSFFYGYILTQIPGGYVAGKIGGKQLLGFGILGTAVFTLLTPLAADFGAGCLIAVRALEGLGEGVTFPAMHAMWARWAPPLERSRLLSLSYAGAQLGTVVSLPVSGLICYYMDWIYVFYIFGTLGVLWFIMWCFLVSDTPQSHRSITDSEKEYILYTLQNQLSYRKSVPCCAMMKSLPLWAIIVAHFSYNWTFYTLLTLLPTYMKEILRFNAQENGFLSALPYLGCWVFMIMAGVIADCLREKLNISTKVVRKIFNTLGMLGPAIFLLAAGYTGCNYSLAVVFLTLSTTLGGFSVAGYGINHLDIAPSFAGLLLGITNTFATIPGMVGPVIAKALTHDNTVEQWQIVFYIAAAINFFGAIFFIIFASGNVQDWAVDHNTEEDS, translated from the exons ATGAGGAGAAGGGACAGCGACTCGGGTGACCGGAGCCCATTGCTGGCGGAATATGGAGAGCCAAAGTATAGCGTTCAGAGTTGCCCCCCAGCAAAAG TGCCCGTTTGCTGCTCCGCTCGATACAACCTGGCATTGATGGCATTACTTGGCTTCTTTATGCTCTATGCATTACGGGTTAATTTAAGTGTAGCATTGGTGGACATGGTAAATTCAACCTCAACTCCTAGAGAAAACACAACTGCTAATATATGTCCGGATCATACAAGTGCTCCAGCAGTTCTCCACAATTCTACG GGTCAAAAATATGACTGGGATGCAAATACTCAAGGCTGGATTCTTGGCTCTTTTTTCTATGGATATATTCTCACCCAGATCCCTGGTGGATACGTAGCTGGTAAAATTGGTGGTAAACAATTATTAGGATTTGGAATTTTGGGTACTGCTGTATTCACTTTACTGACCCCCCTGGCTGCTGATTTCGGGGCTGGGTGCCTTATTGCAGTTCGGGCTCTAGAAGGACTTGGAGAG GGTGTGACATTTCCAGCTATGCATGCAATGTGGGCTCGTTGGGCGCCACCCTTGGAACGTAGCAGGTTGTTAAGTCTTTCATATGCAG gtgCTCAGCTTGGAACGGTTGTGTCACTCCCGGTGTCAGGATTGATTTGCTATTACATGGACTGGATTTATGTGTTCTACATATTTG GTACCCTTGGGGTTTTGTGGTTTATAATGTGGTGTTTTCTTGTAAGTGACACCCCCCAATCTCACCGAAGTATCACTGATTCAGAAAAGGAATACATACTCTATACTCTTCAAAATCAA CTTTCTTATCGGAAGTCTGTTCCTTGCTGTGCAATGATGAAATCATTGCCCTTATGGGCAATTATAGTAGCACATTTTTCCTACAACTGGACATTTTACACACTGTTAACTCTTTTGCCCACATATATGAAGGAGATCCTACGCTTCAATGCTCAGGAG AATGGATTCCTATCTGCGCTGCCTTACTTGGGATGTTGGGTATTTATGATCATGGCAGGTGTCATAGCTGACTGTTTGAGAGAGAAGCTAAACATTTCAACCAAAGTTGTTAGAAAAATTTTCAACACACTAG GAATGCTTGGACCAGCTATATTTCTGTTAGCAGCTGGGTATACAGGTTGTAATTATTCACTGGCTGTTGTATTCCTTACTTTGTCAACTACACTGGGAGGTTTTAGTGTAGCAGGATATGGCATTAACCATCTCGACATAGCACCCTC TTTTGCTGGGCTATTGCTTGGAATCACAAACACATTTGCTACAATTCCTGGAATGGTTGGTCCTGTTATTGCCAAAGCCCTTACTCATGAT